Below is a window of Stappia sp. DNA.
CTTCGATGCGGCCGTGCTCGCCGCCTCGCTGCATGTCGGCCAGCATCAGAAGGAGATCGTCCAGTTCATCCGCAACCACCGCGCCCGGCTGGAGCGGGTGCCGACGGCCTTCGTGTCGGTCAGCCTGTCGGCCTCCTCCACCGAGGCGAAGGATCTCGACGGCGCCTGGGCGGCCGTCGACGAGATGTTCGAGGAGCTCGACTGGGAGGCGACGCGGGTGCATCTGGCCGCCGGCGCGGTGCACGACCGTCAGCTCGGCTTCCTCAAGCGCTGGATGATCCACCGCATCCTGCGCGAGAAGGGCGTCGAGATGGACCCCTCCGGCGACATGGAATTCACCGACTGGCTGGCGCTCGACCTCTTCCTCGACACCTTCCTGGCGCACTGCGTGACGCCGGGGCGCGCCATCGCCTGACATCGACACGGGTCGGCAGCGGTCCAAACCGACGGTCACCGAGACCCGGGAAAGCCGATCCTGAAACGACGCGGCCACGAAGGCAGACGGTCCCACGCAAAGCGGCGGGCCGCCGTGTCGCGGGCCCGCCGTTTCCTGAGTTCCTCTCGATCACATGCCTGCGCTCGGCGCGCCGTCGACGGGCGCCGGCCTGCGTCACATGTTCGGGTAGTTCGGACCGCCGGCGCCTTCCGGCACCGTCCAGGTGATGTTGCCGTTCGGGTCCTTGATGTCGCAGGTCTTGCAGTGCACGCAGTTCTGCGCGTTGATCTGGAAGCGCGGGGCATCCTCGCCTTCCTCGACCCATTCGTAGACGCCGGCCGGGCAGTAGCGGTTGGAGGGGCCTGCATAGACGTCGTGTTCCGACGCCTTCTGCAGGTCGAGATCCGCCACCTTGAGGTGGATCGGCTGATCCTCCTCGTGGTTGGTGTTCGACAGGAACACCGAGGACAGCTTGTCGAAGGAGACCTCGCCGTCCGGCTTGGGATAGGCGATGGGCGTGTGCTTGTCCGCCGGCTCCAGGCTGTCCGCGTCGCTCTTGCCGTGCTTCATCGTGCCGAAGAAGGACACCCCGAAAAGCTCGTTGGTCCACATGTCGAGCCCGCCGAGCGCGATGCCGAGCACGGTGCCGAAGCGCGACCACAACGGCTTGACGTTGCGCACCTTCTTCAGGTCCGCGCCGATCTCGCTCTCGCGCCAGGCGGCGTCGAAGCCGGTGAGCTCGGTGTTCGCCTCGCCGCGCTTGAGCGCGTCCATGACCTGTTCGGCGGCGAGCATGCCCGACAGCATCGCGTTGTGCGAGCCCTTGATGCGCGGCACGTTGACGAAGCCGGCCGAGCAGCCGATCAGCAGGCCGCCGGGGAAGGAGAGCTTCGGCACGGACTGGAAGCCGCCCTCGGTGATGGCGCGCGCGCCGTAGGAGATGCGCTTGCCGCCCTCGAAGGTCTCGCGGATCGCCGGATGCGTCTTGAACCGCTGGAATTCGTCGAAGGGCGAGAGATAGGGGTTCTTGTAGTTGAGGTGCAGCACGAAGCCGACCGCGACCTGATTGTCCTCCAGGTGGTAGAGGAACGAGCCGCCGCCGGTCTTGTTGTCGAGCGGCCAGCCGAAGGAGTGCTGGACCAGGCCGGGCCGGTGCTTGGACGGATTGACCTGCCACAGCTCCTTGATGCCGATGCCGAATTTCGGCACGTCGCTGTCGGCGTCGAGATCGAATTTCGCGATCAGCTCCTTGGCGAGCGACCCGCGCACGCCTTCGCCGATCAGCACGTATTTGCCGCGCAGCTCCATGCCGCGGGTGAAATTCGCGTTGGGCTTGCCGTCGCGGCCCACGCCCATGTCGCCGGTGGCGACGCCGACCACGCGGCCCGCGTCGTCATAGAGCACTTCGGCGGCCGCGAAGCCCGGATAGACCTCGACGCCGAGCGCCTCCGCCTTTTCCGCCAGCCAGCGGCACACGTTGCCGAGAGAGACGATGTAATTGCCGTGGTTGTTCATGAGCCTGGGCATGAACAGATTGGGCAGGCGGATCGAGCCGGCCGGCCCCAGCACCAGGAAATGGTCGGCGGTCACCGGCGTCTTGAAGGGCGTGTCCGCCTCCTCGCGCCAGCCCGGCAGCAGCTTGTCGACGCCGATCGGATCGACCACCGCGCCCGACAGAATATGCGCGCCGACTTCCGACCCCTTTTCCAGCACGACGACGGACAACTCCTCGCCGGCCTCATTGGCCATCTGCTTCAGCCGGATCGCGGCCGACAGTCCCGCGGGGCCCGCCCCGACGATGACCACGTCGAAATCCATGCTCTCGCGTTCCGGAAGCGCGTCCGCCTCGCTCATCTGTCTCTCCCCGCACTGTGCCCTGTCCACTATGCCTGCCTGTTTAGTGCAGTGCGAAAGACGCCGCAATGGCGTTCCGGTGGCAAGACGTCGATATTGCCGTTTACGTAAGGTGAGAGTTTTGCCGCGCGACCGACGTGCCAGGGCGGGCGTGGCGTTGCGCGCGGGCACGGGATGCGGCACAACGAGAGGCATGGATCCGCGCGACCCGTCTCCGCCCTCACAGCCGCTTGCGACCCCGACCGCCGATCCGGTCGGGACGGATGGCGTGCCGCCCCTCGATGTCGGGCGCGTGCTCGCCGCGCTGTTCGATTTCCAGATCGCGGCGGGCGCGGATGCGTGGCTGGCGGAAGACCCGGTGGATGCCTTCGCCCTGTCGCAGGCAAGCCGGCAGGCAAAGGCGCCGCCCCAGATTTCGCCCCAGACGTCGCTCCAGACGTCGCCCCGGAGCGGATATCAGGCCCCCCATCCACCGACCCGGCAGACGCCGGAGGGGGCGCCCGTCGCGCCGCATGCCGCCCCGCCGCCGGTCGGCCCGCTGGAGCCGACGCATCATGCCGTCCTGCCCGATGACGAGGCGGTCGGCGCGGCGCGGGCGCTGGCCCGTCAGGCGCCGTCGCTGGAGGCGCTGCGTGAGGCGCTCGGTCAGTTCACCGGCTGCAATCTGCGCCTGACCGCCAAGTC
It encodes the following:
- a CDS encoding flavodoxin domain-containing protein; amino-acid sequence: MAHFLVVYATTEGQTRKIAERVRARLAAAGHQTTLVDARAAVSQELGTFDAAVLAASLHVGQHQKEIVQFIRNHRARLERVPTAFVSVSLSASSTEAKDLDGAWAAVDEMFEELDWEATRVHLAAGAVHDRQLGFLKRWMIHRILREKGVEMDPSGDMEFTDWLALDLFLDTFLAHCVTPGRAIA
- a CDS encoding electron transfer flavoprotein-ubiquinone oxidoreductase produces the protein MSEADALPERESMDFDVVIVGAGPAGLSAAIRLKQMANEAGEELSVVVLEKGSEVGAHILSGAVVDPIGVDKLLPGWREEADTPFKTPVTADHFLVLGPAGSIRLPNLFMPRLMNNHGNYIVSLGNVCRWLAEKAEALGVEVYPGFAAAEVLYDDAGRVVGVATGDMGVGRDGKPNANFTRGMELRGKYVLIGEGVRGSLAKELIAKFDLDADSDVPKFGIGIKELWQVNPSKHRPGLVQHSFGWPLDNKTGGGSFLYHLEDNQVAVGFVLHLNYKNPYLSPFDEFQRFKTHPAIRETFEGGKRISYGARAITEGGFQSVPKLSFPGGLLIGCSAGFVNVPRIKGSHNAMLSGMLAAEQVMDALKRGEANTELTGFDAAWRESEIGADLKKVRNVKPLWSRFGTVLGIALGGLDMWTNELFGVSFFGTMKHGKSDADSLEPADKHTPIAYPKPDGEVSFDKLSSVFLSNTNHEEDQPIHLKVADLDLQKASEHDVYAGPSNRYCPAGVYEWVEEGEDAPRFQINAQNCVHCKTCDIKDPNGNITWTVPEGAGGPNYPNM